A genomic window from Deltaproteobacteria bacterium includes:
- a CDS encoding glycosyltransferase family 25 protein: protein MKQLDKVFIVNLPRRSDRRAEMENRLEALDLPPEVREKFEFFPAVDGSQIDDKFMEQGNYGVWDAWKNSDLPVHFYQREIRQGEIGCALSHVNIWKKVVEEELDEVLILEDDAGFDRHFKYLFERALTFCRHAREEGKWDLLYLGRNAMTPDPFQIRNFISVPGFSYCTHGYMVTRSGAEKLLSVGYEQDLIPVDEFLPAMFHQHIRADILERFALADPLWAYAVTPNVVHQVDYSDSDTECSSDTIKGGMPPAAKAAS from the coding sequence GTGAAGCAATTGGATAAAGTATTTATTGTTAATCTACCTCGTCGAAGCGACCGACGTGCTGAGATGGAAAACCGCCTTGAAGCATTGGACCTTCCACCTGAGGTACGGGAGAAATTTGAGTTTTTTCCAGCGGTAGATGGCAGCCAAATCGATGATAAATTCATGGAACAGGGTAACTACGGTGTCTGGGATGCTTGGAAGAACTCGGATTTACCAGTGCATTTTTACCAGCGTGAAATTCGTCAGGGTGAAATAGGCTGTGCGCTGAGTCATGTGAATATCTGGAAGAAGGTTGTTGAGGAAGAACTCGACGAAGTCTTAATCCTGGAAGATGACGCGGGTTTCGATAGACATTTTAAATATTTGTTTGAACGTGCACTGACCTTTTGTCGGCATGCTCGCGAGGAAGGCAAGTGGGACCTTCTTTATCTGGGACGTAATGCTATGACGCCCGATCCGTTTCAGATTCGAAACTTCATAAGTGTGCCGGGCTTTAGTTATTGTACCCATGGCTACATGGTCACTCGAAGTGGTGCAGAAAAGCTTTTAAGCGTTGGTTATGAGCAAGATTTGATTCCTGTGGATGAGTTTTTGCCTGCGATGTTTCATCAGCATATCCGAGCTGACATTCTCGAGCGTTTTGCGCTTGCAGATCCGCTTTGGGCTTATGCGGTTACACCAAATGTTGTGCATCAGGTCGATTATTCCGACAGTGATACGGAGTGCTCTTCTGACACTATCAAGGGCGGAATGCCACCGGCAGCCAAAGCTGCATCCTAA